Proteins encoded together in one Schistocerca americana isolate TAMUIC-IGC-003095 chromosome 8, iqSchAmer2.1, whole genome shotgun sequence window:
- the LOC124545397 gene encoding uncharacterized protein LOC124545397: MKAVFTVMILGAAAAAFATAVPTNPSSGQKRHQDQPNERHDIGVGDVNFGSGSFNPKVNVNNKHYPSPGASSDSGVGRVNFGVGSFNPDVNVNNTAYPSGHIPIGTYHPLPCNKQRSPLCQ, encoded by the exons ATGAAAGCC GTGTTCACCGTGATGATACTGGGCGCGGCAGCCGCCGCCTTTGCTACTGCAGTGCCCACCAATCCCAGTAGCGGCCAGAAGCGCCACCAAGACCAGCCTAACGAGAGACACGATATCGGAGTGGGGGATGTGAACTTCGGCAGTGGGAGCTTCAACCCCAAGGTCAATGTAAATAACAAGCACTATCCTTCACCAGGTGCATCGAGCGACTCTGGAGTGGGTAGGGTGAACTTCGGCGTCGGTAGCTTCAACCCCGATGTCAATGTAAACAACACCGCCTACCCCTCTGGTCACATACCCATTGGAACCTACCACCCTCTGCCCTGTAACAAGCAGCGAAGTCCCCTCTGTCAATAA